In Nitrospirota bacterium, the following are encoded in one genomic region:
- a CDS encoding MerR family transcriptional regulator: MMSFNIDIDPVYTIRVASSLTGVSSGTIREYERQGLLKTHRDSKNNHRLFTQMDIKWITRVWHLIHKEGLNYEGIRRLLLTTPCWKVLRCHPDERNICEVYLGMKSACWSLEKLPLCCVANNRKCHTCRVYDSARNNPCLMPSIFIESEYLK; this comes from the coding sequence ATGATGTCATTCAATATTGACATAGATCCTGTATACACTATCCGGGTTGCATCATCACTTACAGGTGTTTCATCAGGAACCATACGCGAATATGAACGTCAAGGTCTTCTGAAAACCCATAGAGACTCTAAAAACAATCATCGTCTCTTTACGCAGATGGACATAAAATGGATCACTCGTGTCTGGCACCTTATACACAAAGAAGGACTTAATTACGAAGGAATCAGGAGACTTCTTTTGACGACTCCGTGCTGGAAAGTACTTCGATGTCATCCGGATGAGAGAAATATTTGCGAGGTTTATCTGGGGATGAAATCTGCCTGCTGGTCATTGGAAAAACTGCCGTTATGCTGTGTAGCTAATAACAGGAAATGCCACACATGCAGAGTATATGACTCGGCAAGAAATAATCCATGCCTGATGCCGTCAATCTTTATAGAATCGGAGTATTTAAAGTAG
- a CDS encoding OmpA family protein, producing the protein MPKKKHEEHENHERWLVSYADFITLLFAFFVVMYSTSSIQEGKYRAVSESAQAAFNPSSLTAKHIEVGPKMSSGNINKGKVEYIATIKSVMKEFEQSRKLVIFQNSKGIVIRITDTALFDSGNSEIKNEAVETIDNLAGVLTSIRKDIQIEGHTDNIPINSPKYPSNWELSSARATSIVRRFVNMGLEPSRLTAIGYGEYRPIADNDTAEGRSKNRRVDILVLNDKQTTAEEQFPNPFANLKIE; encoded by the coding sequence ATGCCTAAGAAGAAACATGAAGAACATGAAAATCATGAACGGTGGCTCGTATCATATGCTGATTTTATTACGCTACTTTTCGCATTTTTCGTCGTAATGTACTCCACCTCATCTATACAGGAAGGTAAATACAGGGCTGTAAGCGAATCTGCACAGGCTGCCTTCAACCCTTCCAGCCTGACTGCAAAACATATTGAGGTCGGACCAAAAATGTCATCTGGAAACATAAATAAAGGTAAAGTTGAATACATAGCCACAATAAAGAGCGTAATGAAGGAATTTGAACAAAGCAGGAAACTGGTAATCTTTCAAAACAGCAAGGGTATCGTTATCAGAATCACAGATACCGCCCTCTTCGATTCAGGTAATTCTGAGATTAAAAATGAGGCTGTTGAGACAATTGACAACCTCGCAGGCGTTCTAACTTCTATCAGGAAGGATATTCAGATAGAAGGCCACACAGACAATATTCCCATAAACAGTCCAAAGTATCCGTCTAACTGGGAACTCTCCTCTGCAAGGGCAACAAGTATAGTTCGGAGATTTGTAAATATGGGTCTGGAACCATCAAGATTAACAGCTATAGGGTACGGTGAGTACCGCCCCATTGCTGATAATGACACAGCAGAAGGGCGAAGCAAGAACCGTAGAGTAGACATTCTTGTCTTAAATGATAAGCAAACAACAGCAGAAGAACAATTCCCCAACCCGTTTGCTAACCTTAAAATCGAATAA
- a CDS encoding flagellar motor protein, producing MDILIPLGIVLSLAAILIGQALEGGHAGSIMQFTAFLIVMGGTIGAVMVNYPMKPFLMAFKLAIEAVFPGKIDYEGFISQLENFAHVARKEGILALESRIKDLKDPFLSKGLQYVIDGTEPETLKKILEIEMSYQEERELLSAKVFETAGGFAPTVGILGAVLGLIHVMENLADPSKLGSGIATAFVATVYGVGSANLLFLPLAGNIKIKIKSKTLIKELTIEGLVGIATGENPRLLREKLEGFIEKTNNKQPNK from the coding sequence ATGGACATTCTTATCCCTTTGGGTATTGTTTTAAGTTTAGCTGCCATCCTTATTGGCCAGGCATTGGAAGGCGGACATGCAGGATCCATCATGCAGTTCACTGCCTTTCTGATAGTGATGGGAGGTACCATAGGGGCCGTTATGGTCAATTATCCGATGAAACCATTTCTAATGGCATTCAAGCTCGCAATCGAGGCTGTATTTCCTGGGAAAATAGATTATGAAGGCTTCATCTCTCAGCTTGAGAACTTTGCGCATGTCGCCAGAAAAGAAGGGATCCTTGCACTCGAATCAAGAATAAAAGATTTAAAAGACCCTTTCCTGAGCAAGGGTCTCCAATATGTCATTGATGGTACTGAGCCGGAAACCCTTAAAAAGATTTTAGAGATTGAAATGTCATATCAGGAAGAACGGGAACTTTTATCAGCAAAGGTTTTTGAAACAGCCGGCGGCTTTGCACCTACGGTAGGCATCCTCGGGGCTGTGCTTGGATTAATACATGTTATGGAGAATCTTGCTGACCCTAGCAAACTGGGATCAGGCATAGCAACAGCATTCGTCGCAACAGTCTATGGCGTTGGCTCAGCTAACCTGCTCTTCTTACCTCTGGCCGGAAATATAAAGATAAAGATAAAAAGCAAGACACTCATTAAAGAACTTACAATAGAAGGACTGGTTGGTATAGCAACAGGAGAGAACCCGAGGCTGCTAAGGGAAAAATTAGAAGGTTTCATCGAAAAAACAAATAATAAACAACCTAATAAATAG